Within Peromyscus leucopus breed LL Stock chromosome 7, UCI_PerLeu_2.1, whole genome shotgun sequence, the genomic segment ATGGGTTAAAAACTAGAATTTGTATTATTAACCATATACCCTAAAACAAGTCAAatccagagaagagaaaaggagaattaTATTAATATCATATTTAAGTATGTCACCCATTACACAGATATCCAGGTGGAttagctttttgtttggtttggcatGAGTTAGGGTGAGGGGTTCCTAGAAatgggcaaaagaaaaaaaaaacagatttacacatttaaataaaaattccagttGCTCAATATTTGTGCCataaacatatgtatatgaacatatgtttaagatgtatacatatgtacatgtgtatgtgtatgtgtatgtacatgtgtggtaAGAAACAAACAGGAACATATATAAGCACTCCATCACTGGATTATAATGACACCTATGATTTCTTTTTAGAACTAAGTAGACTTTTCTTTGAAAACGTTATCCTTCTTATATAAAAGATGGAATAATGACTTTAGACATTACATGTTGCATTGTGACATTTTTAAGAGTAATCAATCTTTATCAATAGTTCAAATGCACTgagaaattccattttatttataacaAAGCATCcttttatgaaataatcactgtCATTGTTACTGATATTTAATAAgtctaaattaaaaattatcataATTCAATCTTCAATAATTACAAAAAATGAGCATtactccaagaaaataaaaaatgtcattttgtgAGGATGAGGTGCAGAAGAAAAATCTTGACAGACAATAAATAATGCTAGAAAGTTTGACAACTTTACACTGGCTACAGTTTTTGTCATCCCTTCTCCTTTTTAATGCAATTCACATGTGTTTTTAAAGACCTGAAATAGGAAAAGCTCTACAAAATCCTATCTGAAAAGAACAACACAAGCAAACTAATATTTGTAAGCACAACTCCCTGTCTCTCCTTGGTTGTAGAAGTACATAGTATACACAGTTGTCTGAAGATATAAAATATGTCATCTTGGGACTCTACCTTATATAAAAATGAAGCTGGATCCACATTCAGGCTGAGGCCCCagatcaaaaatattttcttatcccaaGATAAGAAGAACAAGAATTTTTgtggaggaaacagaagaaataataaagtggaaatcttaccaaaatagaaaaagaaagatgaatggaaggaaagagaatattGAAAAGAAGGtgataagaaaatgaagaagagagaaatacCTGAAGTAGAGACATAGATTGTGGCAGCCACAGTGGTTAACTCACTGTGAGTCTAATCAGAGTTCTCCTTATAGCAAGCTTGACATCTTTATTCCTGAGACTGTAAATAAAAGGGTTCAGCAAGGGCAgcaaaaatgtacaaaatacacTAAAAACTTTCCCCTGGTCCACAGATTCATTTGATGATGTTTTGATATGTGTAAGCACACCAAATCCATAGAATAGGGCAACAGTTATTATGTGAGAACTGCAGGTGCTCATGGCTTTGGACAAACCTTTACCTGATGACATCTGAATGATATTAAAAAGAATCAAAGCATAAGACATTAAGATAATGATGCTGGATGCAATGACTACCATGCTGACAACAACAGAACTCACAAGCTCATTGGCATAGATGCTGCTGCAGGAGAGCTGGAGAAGGGGCAAGATATCACACATGTAGTGGTTGATGATGTTAGAATCACAAAAGTTCAGCCTGATCATAAACCCTGTGTGAACCATGGCCCCAGCAAACCCCATCAAGTAAGAACCAAACATCATCAGGGAACATCTCTTAGGAGACATGATGACCATGTACAACAGGGGTTGACAGATGGCtacatagcgatcataggccatggCTGTCAGGACATAGCACTCAGAATTGgcaaaaaagcagaagaaaaatagTTGAGTCATGCATCCCGTAAAGGAAATTCTGTTCTTCTCTAAGACAAAACTCATTAGTGTTTTGGGAGTAAAGACAAATGAATAACATAAATCAATGAAGGACaggttaaagagaaaaaagtacatgggagTCTGCAAGTTTGAATTCAGGAAAATGAGACTCATTAAACTCAAGTTTCCCACCACAGTGGCTGCAAAGTTCACTAGAAAGATGCCAAACAGGGGCAGCTGGAGCTCAGGATTCTCTGTCAATCCAGTGAGAATGAATTCGGTCACTGAAGAGTCATTCCCCATAGCCATTTGTGTCACCAGTAGATCTGTAGGAACAGTAGGAAAGGGTCACATTAACAGGGACCTCTGTCACTGACTCCAAAAGGACAGCTAGAGTCAGTTGTTACACATTCATGGTTTTCTTCATCCACTGAGCATAATATTCAAAGAACATTACTTCTCATTCCTCAGAAATccctatttcttcttttcctatccATGATGAGCATCTACTCTGAGAAAACACTGACACAGTTCCTAAAGTCTTTAAACAACCATCTCAGCTAGTCTGTTGGGATCAAGAAGAAATTGATGTGCCAATGAAGCAAGAACAAGCAAGTGAAGAATgaacccttcctccttccattaTCCTTATGTACACTTccagtagaaggtgtggcccagattaaaggtgtgccttctaGCCTCAATAtcaggattagaggcatgtatcTTCCTGCTTCAAGATCTGGATCATGACTGTGCCCTCCTTTTCTGGATCATAGTTCATTCCAGTTATAGTCAAGtcgacaaccaagaataaccatcagagaagtatataatattatgCTCTCCTTGGTGACATCTCCCAGGTTGAGTGCGTCCCTTAAGGATAAAAATAATAGAACGTGTGTTTATATCATGTAGTGTGGATGTAAACACTCTCTCTTTAGAGACTCAAAGTACTACTTAGTTTGTGATTTCCACCAGGAATACATGTTCCCTGAGTAGATTATTGGGTTGTTCCCTTCAGAATTCTACTCATTATACCTTGCACAACTCAGCAAGAGAAAAATCCAGGGGCATATTCACTTTTCATTTCCAACAATTTCCTGAAACCCATGTAATTGCATCAGTAACTATGAGTTCATAGATAAACATCCTACAAAAAAGGTTTTGGAGCAAAGGGTTGAGGGGCAAAGAGTAGGCACTCAGGAAAGTTTGAGTTTAAATCTAGAtttggagagaagagggattctatgagcaaggggcatcaagatcatgatgggaaaatctacagagacaaccaaatcaaactagtgggaactcatgaactttagaccaatagctgtggaacctcattgagactggactaggccctctgtataagccagacagttgtgtagctttatctGCTTAATGGGCCCTCTGGCAATAAGAAcagaatccatccctagtgcatgagttggctttttggagcccactacctatggtaggacaacttgcacagccttgatacagggggaggggcttggacctgcctctactgaatgtaccaggtactgctgactccccatggaaggcttaccttgttggaggattAAATGGGCTTAGGCTGGGGGTGAAGGcagagagggatgggaggagggaagagagatggaatctgtggttggtatataaaatgaatgaaaaaattcctaataaaattagtttaaaaaaagaatgaaactataTACCAAAATTGTGATTTCTCTTGGTTTGctgatttatatatacatatctacatttctgtagatatctataaAATATGGCTCATAAGAGAGGGTCTGGATTATGGCCCAGTGATAGAAACCTTATTTTTCATACGTAGAACTTTAGGTCTAATCTTAGCACtgtaataatgataatagtaatatgaatcaaaataaaagagCTACTGTATCATATTATTGTTTTAATGAAATTCAATGATCCACATAATGTAGCATGTAAGACTGTCCTAGATGTATAAAAAGGTGCAATCCCCCTCCCCTGTTCCATATCTTTATACAGAAAAACCAGGGTTTCTCTTCCTCATCACATGGACATTCAGAGGAAGTAAATTTATGCTGTGTTGCTCTCCTGTGTAACACAGAATGAACGTCATTTCTTGGCCCTGCTCATTATTGTATGCCAGTATTATAATCCACATCATTGCCACCAACACGCCAGTCATGGACAATAATATTTCTCTAGACATTCTAATATATTCCATGGGCACTATTGAGGCCTAGAAAATCATGTGCTGGAAACAAAAAGCCTTTCTGACTTTTAAGTTTTCTCCCAAGTAACCTGGTGTTATTCCAATAGAATAGACCTTGTAGACCACTTGACCTTTCTCTAATGCAGACAATGATATTCTGTCTGGATAATTTCCTCTACTAGAATAGACCATTACAACAAAGAACTTCCTTAAGATAGTTGTAGATTATGGAATCATACCCCTCAAAATCAACCAGAAAACAGAAATACTGTTCTTCTCAGTTCTGTGCCTCTATGTGTGAGTCAGCTGACCATAAAGAAATGGTCTTACCTTCCCTACTTTATAGTGAATCAATAGGCCTCCATTCGAGAAGGTGTCTTGGCATGTACTTAGAATGAATGAGTATGACACAAAAGGGGCAAGAAGAATCAGAATAGACATGCTAAGCGGGTTTCATATCCCAAGTTGGTAATTAGTTCCTACTTTTTGTCCAATCACATTTATAGACAGCTTTTCATTCTCTCTCAGTCTTAGCCATAACATTGGGCTGTTTTTCTTGATCTCTAAGTTTTTGGTCCCAATAGCTCCTATTTCAGGCAAAACCTTGAACAAAATAAACTaacatatttctcttttattaatctgtcttttgttttaacAATGTCAGACTCTGTCCACAGGTACACTGTCTGCATCTTAGCATTTAAGAAGCTGAGCTGAGGGATTGCAAATCAAGGCTATATAGTAAaacactattttgttttgttaataaaagaGGGGAAAACAACAGTTTGGattaagaaaagaagagaaaaacacagactGGGGAAAGGAAACAATGGTTCATGATCCTCATAATAGCAGCAGCAGGAGATAATAGACCACCTCTGTCCATCTTTATCATGGTAAAATTGTGCAAGTGAGTCACTGGTCTAATTGTACTTCTACAGTCAACATGGTTGTGTCCTGGTAACATGACTAGGGTGGTGAGGTACTAAAAaaggaaagacacacagaaacagtcACACAGAAAAGGTGAGATGGGATAGACCAGGCACTCTAATGGAGGTGAGCCAGAAATAGCCTGGAAACTCAGCTCCTTTATTCTATACTTCTGAATCAAGGATGTAGGTGTATTACTTATactgtattgctgtgaagagacaccatgaccaaactaACTTATAGGAGAGTTTATCAGACTTAGGGTCCaagagggttagagtctgtgagcatcatggtggagagcaccgcagggggcaggcaggcatggtgctgtgaCAGTAGCTGAGAGACTGTACCTTTATCCTCAAATAGGAAGCACAGAGAGACTGGGTCTGGGATGGGCTttagaaacttcaaagcccaaccccagtgacaaacctcctccatcaaagccacacctcctaatccttcccaagcagtttcaCCAATTGAGGACCgtgcattcaaatgtatgaatcTATGagagtcattctttttttttttctttcttttttttttttttttttttttgagacagggtttctctgtatacttttgtgcctgtccaggatcttgctctgtagaccaggctagccttgaactcacaaagatccacctgcctctgcttccaaagtgctgggattaaaggtgtgcaccaccaccacccagctgggggccattcttattcaaattaccATAGTGAGTTTATTGTATAAAGATAAAGGAGGAAGCAGTTTTATtccatacagctgaacaaggaaacAGGTTGAGCTAATCTCAGTTGGAGGTTTCTGTAGAGGGGCAATTTCAGACTGTAAACATCTAGAGGAGAAAGGTGTAAGAAATAATTTCTGtccatatccacacacagaccagGGCAAGTCTTTGCCATTTCTCTGAGATTGACTCATGGAAGGTTTGCCATTCCCCTGGGTCTAAGGCATTCAGGTACTTGATATGGCTGTGATCATGTCAAAAACAGGCATTCACTCGGAAAGTCATCTGCTTCCCATACTCTAAAGCCTGGACTTCTACTATATCTACCTCCCAAACCATTCTATTTTGTACCTATTGATGTGCTCAAAACTCAAACAAAGTTTAAAACTTTTATGATGGCCAGGGATTCTCTTGCtccattcttcatttcttctgttattttcACACCATCCAGGCAGCTGGTGAACAATCTAACATCAATACCTCCCTCTCTCATTGTCTTCGTCTGGCCTCCAAAACCAAGAGGAACTGCCTCCTTGAAAGGTATGGACCCCTCTTACTTGTACACACTTTGGGGGCTCTGTCTTATGTTTCAGGTATTCTGTCAGATTCTAACTTGATCTCCTACTACTCACCAGCACTGTGTTGATAGATAAACTTTTCTTGATGTTTCCCACTACCAGTTTCTGCCACTATTATTGTAACTAGGAATTCAATGATATCAATATTCTTGTTACTATtgtcaagtattttaaaatattgtaaattgTTCATCCATGATTACTAGGGTTCTTTGATttacataaattaatttttggttAGTTTTCACAGTACACTGCCAGAGGCCATGGGAATATACAGCAGATGGCAACTAATAGTTCAGGTGCCTATCCACCAGACAAATAACTCTTTCATGGAAGAATCCCAGAAGCAAGGCTTTTGGGATCACAGACTCTGAAAACTGGTTACTTCTGTCTATAATTTTTCTCATATGCCACTACATTTCTTTCCTAAAGACAGGTATTGATTGATATTTTCCCCACtacctgtgtgtttatcttgtgaaaatattccatctaCTGGGCACACATATACCTGCAGTAGGTCAGAAAGATGACTTCTCACTAAGTTGTACAAGTTTAATATATAGAAAACATACTTGGATATGCTTCATAATTAGATCTGTTATTCCACTAACACTATAAAACACGTAGGCCTTGCTTTTTATCATTAGCTCAGACtgacataaagaaaacagcaatttCTGCTCAGTTCTAAGACAAGCTACACACAATTGCCTGATTTGGGGTCTCAGCGCATATTCAAACTATAATGAATGCTTCAGGAGATAAACCTCCACAGAAAATGCACAGAGACACATTCCCAGGTGTCTGATTGTAGAACCAAGGTCAGGCACAAAACAACTTTGGTGCCAGTTTCCCTGCTTGATAAAAGTCTGGATGATAACCCAAATGAATGACTAATGCCCTACACAAATTTCTCAAGCAGTTTACTTACTGCATGAACTTCTAACCTCAGATTTTTAATACAAGACTCAAAGATCAACTAACTCGTTGTTTATTGTTTGGGTACTAATAACAATTAATCAATTAACCAAGTCCAGGGAGAAACAGTTTTATGTCCAGCTAACTGAGAAAATAGTGTTACAATTAGCCAGGTTTACAGAGGATGGTCTGGCTTTACAGCcttcaataaaaagttaaaagttcCCTTCCTTGTGATCTGGGGTTGCAAGCAggctacaaatatatatatatttgggacACTTTCAATGCCACTGCCTGGGAGAGTGCCAAATACCATGTCCCTGCCTATCCATTGTCATGGTAAATGGCTCTGCTCCTTGTCCTTTGTTCAAGGAATGCACTGTGACCTTCAAAATAtagctttttattgcttttctttggAATGATGTAtaagaaaagacagaacaaagaaaagagatagaagaagagaacttgAGAGAAATAGAGAGCATGATCATCAGTACATATATTGAGTCATATGCACTCAGATAGATAAAAATTATTCCTAAGTCCTGCTACTCTAAAGGCATTTCATTTATAGCCCAGGACCAGTTCTGAGAACTGTTTCTTGGGCTGCATTACTACACCctgtatttctctgatttcttctcaACTTATCCCAGTTTTTATGACTCTCCTCTGAGTGTAACCAGTTTCAGGTATTAAATTCCTTCTTTTCAAATGAGATTTTTGGGGGAACTTTTGGCCCATTCATATATTGATGGACTGTCTCCTGTCATATGCAATATCCCATAATCACTACATTATATTAAGGAACCCATTCATTTCTATTCTGACCTAGATGCATATTTCTTGAGGCACTTTTATCCCtattagagttttgttttgtttttcatttttgtgcatGATAGCCTTCCCTAGGTTTTTGGAAAGGATGCATGGGAAGATTGCTCCTTATTTAGAACTTCCACTATTCAGGTACTGTACTCCagaactttctcctttttttcattacattctcctttctatttttcaatcattttacatgccatttaaatttgtcttgtttcatttttttattttaaaagtttaattataCATTTGTGTCAATAATGTATTAAAGGATGAAAACATAGATTTCCTCTTGAAGGAATTTGACCAAGTGGAAGCCCAAGTTTAAATTATCAACTTTGCTCCCTGTGTCTTTTGTCTGTCCATAGATTATGGCTAATGGTCTAGTTCTGATCTACTTATCGAtttatctaactatctatctactatctatctatatatctatctatcaatctatctatctatgtatatgaTGTCTGACTGCCCTAATGTCTCTTcctaacaaagggctttgctctgtATATTTTGAACAATGTAAAAATTCTGGCATGGGAAAGTGATGAAGGATTCCTTACAGAACCACATAACAGAATTTTAAAGAGTAGAAGTCATTTTACTGACTCCCCCTAACTCAcccaaaataggaaaaaataaccTCAAAGAGGGATTATCAAGCTATACCTGCATGTTGTTTTCAAATTGTATGTTATATATAGGACAGGCCCATGGGGtagaggaaattggctcaaaccagttaccaaggcatgcacataatgtatttccttatgagccaacaagaagtctgcctgaggacctagcaacaagTGCTGTCAGAGTTCTTGATTATATCCAGCCACTGAGGGACaaccatgcaatgccaccagattggacACAgattgggtgctgggaggagggtatataagtcCTTCCTCATTATTGAATAACAAGTCTGatatttgccttcaactgactccaggtgtctgtgtcattgacaccATGGCTTCTCAAGCCCTCCCCTGAGGAGGCTGTTAGGATTCAGCAatatcagcaaatatttattttttatggttgCTTCTAACATGTTGGCTGCTTTTAGCAAGTGACTACCAtagcatacacttacacacatatgtTACTCTGGGGCAtggacatagaaaaataaattttagtcaCATACATAGAAGAATAAATAACCCAACATCAAAGCTATACATTAGCTTAAGTTGTAAAAGCTGAAGACAGAAAATTCAAACTAAATATAGTGgcttgttacattgttctcttaatggcaggttaaacaaacaggctcAGTGTATAACAAGATATCAATCTTACCTCTTAAGTGATATCAAGATGTATAATTAACTTGGTTTGAAGACGATGAAAAGTACATTCTCTTTGAATGTAAAGGATTTTTTCATGAAATTGTATCACTATGTACACTATTAATGAGAATGTCAACTTGgtcagtcactatggaaatcaatatagagGGTCCTAAAAGATACAAAAAATAGAGGTATCATATAATCCAGCTTTATCACTCATGGGTATAAACATGAAAGAACTAAAGTCACACAATAAAGCTAACTGgataaaaaatttgaaaattgaagcattattaataatattcAAGACATGTGATTAGTTTATATGTCCACCAATGAATTACTATCtaaagtaataacaataataacaaaagacTGACAGCTAAGAAACAAGAGAACAATGGAAGGATTTAGTGGTGAAAATACCTCAAACTACAGGGCAGTTCTAAAAAATCTTGAGCAGGTCGATGAGCAAACTATTTTAGGCAGAAAGTAAAGAAACCTAATACATAGACACTCCATGACTAGTCATTGGCTGGAGCATCTCAGCTAAACCTGCCGTTGCCTGAGTATTACAGTGCACACAAAGACTCACCAGCCACAAGCTGTCATCAACTGTGTACAACCCAGGTGTTTCCCTTAACAAGGAGCTAAGCGGGATCTTCTAAGGCCAAAGTGCAAGTGACACACTAAATCATAAAATTGTTTATAACTAGCAGTATTAGAAAAATAATGTGTCTAATTGTTTATTAATTGTAAAAGCAAGAGTGTAATTGATTTatccaaacaagaaaaaattcatggctacatagtgatcATAGGCCATTGAGGTCAACAAGTAGCATTCAGAGAtgacaaaaaaagagaaacagctgAGTCATGCAGCCTACATATGAGATGGCATTCTTCTCAGAGACAAAGTTCATCAACATTTTGGGACTGAAGACAGAAGAGTAGCAGAGATCAATGAAGGAGAGGTTGAAGAGGAAATAGTACATGGGAGTGTGCAGGTGAGGACTGAGGGCAATTAGGGTGACCAGGCCTAAGTTTCCCACCACTGTGACAATGTAGATCATTAGAAACAGGTAAAATAGGGCCAGCTGGAGCTCTGAATGATCTGTCAAACCAACAAGGACAAACTCAGTCATGAAGGAGCTGTTTCCAGGCAAAATTCTTATTCTTAAAAGTCTGGGGAGACAGAAGAAATTTTCCCTGTTAAACATGCCAACACTCTGCTTTCAACTCACATGTATAACCAGGGGCTggtgaaaaatcaaagaaaattctcCTTTATCAATGGCATCTAAATGTACAACCACACACTCCCTTCAACTTTTAATCTTTCTGGTTTTTACATGCTTGAGCCGAATGTCACAAATTATTTCTCCATTCTCTATTGAAGATAAATAATTGTCTGATGTCTAAGCCTGCCTCCTGAATTTGTTTGCAAAGGATTTGTCTCTCAAAGCTCCCTTTAATTCATAGTGTCCACTCATGACTCCATTATTTTATACTAGGCACCTCAATTCCCTTATGATGATTAACCAGAAACAGAATTCCTctaagaagaaaaccaaagataGTCTGCCTCTTATACAGGGTTTTCAGATATCATACTGAAGAATtcataaggaagaaaaaatagcTGGTGCCTTAAACTTTATAGTTAATCACATTCCATAACATAGTGTATCTATGCAATCTCCTCTTCTCCATTCTAGATAGACAAGGGATGAATAAAggattaaattatattttcaaaggtTGCTTTATGGGTGAATGAGAAACAAATAATTTGCATATTATTTCTTTACTATTAAATGTGAAAGAATTTCcaattgtattcttttttaatttattttataatttaatttaattttacatatcagccacagattctcctgtcctccttcctccagcccccTTCAaatcctccccccagcccaccccctattcccatctcctctagggcaaggacttttctggggattcagctcagcctggtagattcaactgaggcatgtccagtcccctcctcccttttcccaggctgagcaaagtgtcccagcataggccccaggttccaaacagccagctcatgcactaaggacaggtccaagTCCCACTACCTGGAGGCCTCCGAAAccgttcaagttaatcaactgtctcacttatccagagggcctgatccagttgggggctccttagctactggttcatagttcatatgtttccactagtttggctatttgtccatgTGCTTTTTGCAATCATGGTCTTgaaaattcttgctcatacaatcccccctctttcttgccgattggattcccggagctgcACCTGGGGCatggccatggatttctgc encodes:
- the LOC114689022 gene encoding olfactory receptor 143-like, translating into MAMGNDSSVTEFILTGLTENPELQLPLFGIFLVNFAATVVGNLSLMSLIFLNSNLQTPMYFFLFNLSFIDLCYSFVFTPKTLMSFVLEKNRISFTGCMTQLFFFCFFANSECYVLTAMAYDRYVAICQPLLYMVIMSPKRCSLMMFGSYLMGFAGAMVHTGFMIRLNFCDSNIINHYMCDILPLLQLSCSSIYANELVSSVVVSMVVIASSIIILMSYALILFNIIQMSSGKGLSKAMSTCSSHIITVALFYGFGVLTHIKTSSNESVDQGKVFSVFCTFLLPLLNPFIYSLRNKDVKLAIRRTLIRLTVS